The following are from one region of the Sphingomonas oryzagri genome:
- a CDS encoding SDR family NAD(P)-dependent oxidoreductase: MRRLDGKVALVTGGTNGIGAATVRRLASEGATVVFTGRKAEAARPIEAETGGIFVAHSIEDRAGWDQVVATIRDRCGRLDIAFANAGIEGGDTNIEGITPEAWDQIVEVNLTGPMLTAQHAIRLMRDNPGGSGGSIILNSSMNGILALAGNVGYSTTKGALRLLSKSIAMHCAVNGLNIRCNSIHPGVVETQLISDAIAGAPDPAAARALLEGLAPMKRMASVEEIAGLVAYLASDEAAFVTGSEYGIDGGSTAGMIAL, translated from the coding sequence ATGCGGCGACTGGACGGCAAGGTGGCGCTGGTGACGGGCGGGACGAACGGCATCGGTGCCGCCACGGTCCGCCGGCTGGCGAGCGAGGGCGCGACGGTGGTGTTCACCGGTCGCAAGGCCGAGGCGGCGCGCCCGATCGAGGCGGAGACCGGCGGCATCTTCGTCGCCCACAGCATCGAGGATCGCGCCGGCTGGGATCAGGTCGTGGCGACGATCCGCGATCGCTGCGGCCGGCTCGACATCGCCTTCGCCAATGCCGGGATCGAGGGTGGCGACACCAATATCGAGGGGATCACGCCCGAAGCCTGGGATCAGATCGTCGAGGTCAACCTCACCGGGCCGATGCTGACCGCGCAGCACGCCATCCGCCTAATGCGCGACAATCCGGGCGGATCGGGCGGATCGATCATCCTCAACAGCTCGATGAACGGCATCCTCGCGCTGGCGGGGAACGTCGGTTACTCGACCACCAAGGGTGCGCTGCGCCTGCTGTCCAAGTCGATCGCGATGCACTGCGCGGTGAACGGCCTCAACATCCGCTGCAATTCGATCCACCCCGGCGTGGTGGAGACGCAGCTGATCTCGGACGCGATCGCCGGCGCGCCCGATCCCGCCGCCGCCCGCGCGCTGCTGGAGGGCCTGGCGCCGATGAAGCGGATGGCGAGCGTGGAGGAGATTGCCGGCCTCGTCGCCTATCTCGCGTCGGACGAGGCGGCGTTCGTTACCGGATCCGAATATGGCATCGACGGAGGCTCCACCGCCGGCATGATCGCGCTCTGA
- a CDS encoding Rieske (2Fe-2S) protein, with the protein MDHPAGPIDDIRAKGAVSVTLGTWQVMVAVLGTDVVAVEDRCTHQDTPLCGGRIRNGRVACPRHGAMFDLRTGKSFAPIAPRPLTVFPARIDGETVIVTLPD; encoded by the coding sequence ATGGACCATCCCGCCGGCCCGATCGACGACATCCGGGCGAAAGGCGCCGTCTCGGTCACGCTCGGCACATGGCAGGTGATGGTGGCGGTTCTCGGAACGGACGTCGTGGCGGTCGAGGATCGCTGCACCCACCAGGATACACCGCTTTGCGGGGGCCGCATCCGCAACGGCCGAGTCGCCTGCCCCCGCCACGGCGCGATGTTCGATCTGCGCACCGGCAAGTCCTTCGCGCCGATCGCGCCCCGTCCGCTGACCGTTTTTCCTGCCCGGATCGACGGCGAAACCGTGATCGTCACGCTTCCTGATTGA
- a CDS encoding SDR family NAD(P)-dependent oxidoreductase gives MDLGLKGLKVILTGGSRGTGRTALEKFAAEGADVGFFSRNQDQIDDAVAAYTKHGVKVVGKKGDLADLDAYPKLLTDIADELGGCDIFIPSASASGSKLAQDWEACFRMDTLGTVQGCEALLPYLEKSKHAAIVMMSSIAATETFIAPNAFNAIKATILTYSGQLAQAWGPKGIRVNAISPGPVWFEGGNWDDVKNGAPDFYKASEETCALGRLGTTEDVANAILFLASPAASWITATNLIIDGGYTKRVQF, from the coding sequence GTGGATCTCGGGCTCAAGGGATTGAAGGTGATCCTCACCGGCGGCAGCCGCGGCACGGGGCGGACGGCGCTGGAGAAGTTCGCCGCCGAGGGCGCCGACGTCGGCTTCTTCTCGCGCAACCAGGACCAGATCGACGATGCCGTCGCGGCCTATACCAAGCATGGCGTGAAGGTGGTCGGCAAGAAGGGCGACCTCGCCGATCTCGATGCCTATCCCAAGCTGCTGACCGACATCGCCGACGAGCTAGGCGGCTGCGACATCTTCATCCCCTCGGCCAGCGCGTCCGGCTCCAAGCTGGCGCAGGACTGGGAAGCGTGCTTCCGCATGGACACGCTGGGCACCGTGCAGGGCTGCGAGGCGCTGCTGCCCTATCTGGAAAAGTCGAAGCATGCCGCCATCGTGATGATGTCGAGCATCGCGGCGACCGAGACCTTCATCGCGCCCAACGCCTTCAACGCGATCAAGGCGACGATCCTCACCTATTCGGGTCAGCTCGCGCAGGCGTGGGGGCCGAAGGGCATCCGCGTCAACGCGATCTCGCCGGGGCCGGTGTGGTTCGAGGGCGGCAACTGGGACGACGTGAAGAACGGCGCCCCCGATTTCTACAAGGCCAGCGAGGAGACCTGCGCGCTCGGCCGGCTCGGCACCACCGAGGATGTCGCCAACGCCATCCTCTTCCTCGCCAGCCCTGCCGCCTCTTGGATCACCGCAACCAACCTGATCATCGACGGCGGCTACACCAAGCGCGTGCAGTTCTGA
- a CDS encoding aromatic ring-hydroxylating oxygenase subunit alpha, which translates to MDAAQVATLRALMDYEGARTAPPRGFPALPDLPGGRYTDPRFEALEHQQLWRKSWLLAGHMDELPRHGCFKQWEMAGQPVVLVHARSGEVNAFYNTCSHRGAPVVTEPSGRRARLTCKYHGWVYDDEGRLVSIRDAEDYADLDFSCRSLRRIRCERYGKMIFVNFDPDAPSLAEWLGPIADEFAEFRFDQIRMVDHFVWDLDCNWKIAMEANMEVYHVPNIHPTTVAAGLNHRRNVNSFYRFGHGRMVAPGWEDGAPARNYRTASTAQGTPRLEIPDVGEIGRTCTQSYNLFPNWVSPLGPTGYFVLNFWPNGIDKSRMEVWWFGPDWGEGARPDYWDTTITYLDSVLEEDTQFGKFIQKSQESYGFEGVPLSYQEARIYHWHQQADALIGPEKIPPELRVEPVMTSDWIVPNDPRVEEMKLAVAAE; encoded by the coding sequence ATGGATGCTGCACAGGTTGCGACGCTGCGCGCGCTGATGGACTATGAGGGCGCCCGCACGGCCCCGCCCAGAGGCTTCCCCGCTTTGCCCGACCTGCCCGGTGGCCGCTACACCGATCCCCGCTTCGAGGCGCTCGAACACCAGCAGCTCTGGCGCAAGAGCTGGCTGCTCGCCGGCCACATGGACGAACTGCCGCGCCATGGCTGCTTCAAGCAGTGGGAGATGGCGGGCCAGCCTGTCGTGCTGGTCCATGCCCGATCGGGCGAGGTCAACGCCTTCTACAATACCTGCAGCCATCGCGGCGCGCCCGTCGTTACCGAGCCATCGGGACGGCGCGCGCGGCTGACCTGCAAATATCATGGCTGGGTCTATGACGACGAGGGCCGGCTGGTCTCGATCCGCGATGCGGAGGATTATGCCGATCTCGATTTCTCCTGCCGCTCGCTCCGCCGCATCCGCTGCGAGCGCTACGGCAAGATGATCTTCGTCAATTTCGATCCGGACGCGCCCAGCCTGGCCGAATGGCTCGGCCCGATCGCCGACGAGTTCGCCGAATTCCGCTTCGACCAGATCCGCATGGTCGATCACTTCGTCTGGGATCTCGACTGCAACTGGAAGATCGCGATGGAGGCGAACATGGAGGTCTACCATGTTCCCAACATCCACCCGACCACGGTGGCGGCGGGGCTGAACCACCGCCGCAACGTCAACAGCTTCTACCGCTTCGGCCACGGCCGGATGGTGGCGCCGGGCTGGGAGGATGGCGCGCCGGCGCGCAACTATCGCACCGCGAGCACCGCGCAGGGCACGCCGCGCCTCGAAATCCCGGACGTCGGCGAGATCGGGCGAACCTGCACCCAATCCTATAATCTCTTCCCCAACTGGGTCTCGCCGCTGGGGCCGACCGGCTATTTCGTGCTGAACTTCTGGCCGAACGGCATCGACAAGTCGCGCATGGAGGTCTGGTGGTTCGGACCGGACTGGGGCGAAGGCGCGCGGCCCGATTATTGGGACACGACCATCACCTATCTCGATTCGGTGCTGGAAGAGGATACCCAGTTCGGCAAGTTCATCCAGAAATCCCAGGAATCCTATGGGTTCGAGGGCGTTCCTCTCAGCTATCAGGAAGCGCGCATCTACCACTGGCACCAGCAGGCCGACGCGCTGATCGGGCCGGAGAAGATCCCGCCCGAACTGCGCGTCGAGCCGGTGATGACCAGCGACTGGATCGTCCCCAACGATCCGCGCGTCGAGGAGATGAAGCTGGCGGTCGCGGCGGAATAG
- a CDS encoding aromatic ring-hydroxylating dioxygenase subunit alpha, with product MALDDPKPIGPGGHRCPGPSTRDIILDDGWQVPDQLVAEAYEFLGDGDVSYDRYISPEFFEREMRSLWPKIWQWVCREEHLPEVGDYLTYDIGRYSILVTRTAPDTIKAYHNACLHRGTQLKPSDSSGTVDEFRCPFHGWSWQLDGSIKNIPCRWDFPHVTDEGYRLPEVKVELWGGFVFINMDPEAKPLADQLGPLAEHFSGRWDLSKRRVALHLQKELPTNWKAAQEAFLEAYHVYETHSQGLATAGDANAQYDVFSDYVTRFVHTIGYPSPHYTEPQTQQEIFDKMRGGGGVVPEGRTARSVAAEKLREELGGQWGVDLAAYSDSEMLDSIEYHFFPNMCLFPGVSLPMIYRFRPIGMDPGRSMFDLVFLKIVPDDAPEEFPPDPIPVAAHESYADAPGMNPGLGAVYDQDTNNLEMQYRGFQASAKRGQTLGNYQEARIRRFHQTIDEVMART from the coding sequence ATGGCGCTCGACGATCCCAAGCCGATCGGTCCGGGCGGGCATCGCTGCCCCGGCCCCAGCACGCGCGACATCATCCTCGACGACGGCTGGCAGGTGCCGGACCAACTCGTCGCGGAGGCCTACGAATTTCTCGGCGACGGCGACGTTTCCTACGATCGCTATATCTCGCCGGAGTTCTTCGAGCGCGAGATGAGGTCGCTCTGGCCGAAGATCTGGCAATGGGTGTGCCGCGAGGAGCATCTGCCCGAGGTCGGCGACTATCTCACCTACGATATCGGCCGCTATTCGATCCTCGTCACGCGCACCGCGCCGGACACGATCAAGGCCTATCACAACGCCTGCCTGCATCGCGGCACGCAGCTCAAGCCGTCGGACAGCTCCGGCACGGTGGACGAGTTCCGCTGCCCCTTCCACGGCTGGAGCTGGCAGCTCGACGGCAGCATCAAAAACATCCCCTGCCGCTGGGATTTCCCGCACGTCACGGACGAGGGCTATCGCCTGCCGGAGGTAAAGGTGGAGCTGTGGGGCGGCTTCGTCTTCATCAACATGGACCCGGAGGCGAAACCGCTCGCCGACCAGCTCGGCCCGCTCGCCGAGCATTTCTCGGGCCGCTGGGATCTCTCCAAGCGCCGCGTCGCGCTGCACCTCCAGAAAGAGCTGCCGACCAACTGGAAGGCCGCGCAGGAAGCGTTCCTGGAGGCCTATCATGTCTACGAAACGCACTCGCAGGGCCTCGCCACGGCGGGCGATGCCAACGCGCAGTACGACGTGTTCAGCGATTACGTGACGCGCTTCGTCCACACCATCGGCTATCCCAGCCCGCATTACACCGAGCCGCAGACCCAGCAGGAAATCTTCGACAAGATGCGCGGCGGCGGCGGGGTCGTGCCGGAGGGGCGCACCGCCCGGTCGGTCGCGGCGGAAAAGCTGCGCGAGGAACTGGGCGGCCAGTGGGGCGTCGACCTGGCCGCCTATTCGGACAGCGAGATGCTCGATTCGATCGAGTATCACTTCTTTCCGAACATGTGCCTGTTCCCCGGCGTGTCGCTGCCGATGATCTACCGCTTCCGCCCGATCGGGATGGACCCCGGCCGATCGATGTTCGATCTCGTCTTCCTGAAGATCGTGCCGGACGATGCGCCGGAGGAATTCCCGCCCGATCCGATCCCGGTCGCCGCGCACGAATCCTATGCGGATGCGCCCGGCATGAACCCCGGCCTCGGCGCGGTCTACGATCAGGACACCAACAATCTGGAGATGCAGTATCGCGGCTTCCAGGCCTCGGCGAAGCGCGGCCAGACGCTCGGCAACTATCAGGAGGCGCGCATTCGCCGCTTCCACCAGACGATCGACGAGGTCATGGCGCGGACATGA
- a CDS encoding nuclear transport factor 2 family protein, with protein sequence MMAAMDPIDRLTSWHAIYDLLCDYMRGQDRLDPVLHRSVFHDDATTDYGDGWRGDADGFVAFAQRVLTPHHANHHMIGQVRIDFESADTAFGEVYFQAFHRTESEAGEEEDLWVSGRYVDRYERRAGAWKIAHRSELVDWVRTEPAADGLMKAGHFPLGARAPHDLSCRREEMRVR encoded by the coding sequence ATGATGGCGGCGATGGACCCGATCGACCGGCTGACCTCGTGGCACGCCATCTATGACCTGCTGTGCGATTACATGCGCGGGCAGGATCGGCTCGACCCGGTGCTGCACCGATCGGTCTTCCATGACGATGCCACCACCGATTATGGCGATGGCTGGCGCGGCGATGCCGACGGTTTCGTCGCCTTCGCGCAAAGGGTGCTGACCCCGCATCATGCCAACCATCACATGATCGGGCAGGTGCGGATCGACTTCGAGAGCGCGGACACCGCGTTTGGCGAGGTCTATTTTCAGGCGTTCCACCGCACCGAGAGCGAGGCGGGCGAGGAGGAGGATCTCTGGGTCTCCGGCCGCTACGTCGATCGCTACGAGCGTCGCGCCGGCGCCTGGAAGATCGCGCATCGCAGCGAACTGGTCGACTGGGTGCGGACCGAGCCGGCCGCCGACGGGCTGATGAAGGCGGGCCATTTCCCGCTCGGCGCGCGTGCGCCCCACGATCTGAGCTGCCGCCGCGAGGAGATGAGGGTCCGATGA
- a CDS encoding aromatic ring-hydroxylating oxygenase subunit alpha translates to MATVIDPKSRPRADMSKFPEPNFKDTPITPDRYYSKEWADREWEMIWTKTWQIAGVAQQVQKVGDWFTADLGTETIVCVRGEDDVVRAFYNVCQHRGMPVVPNGSGNAKRLVCPYHGWAYNLKGILKTVPDEADFVQGSPCGKTNMVEIQCEVWAGFVWFNMDKDAAPLKSFLGPIVDMIDTYPMDKMVRTHWMTIEGEFNWKLIQDNFNESYHVPFVHPQTKFVMEYSHKFCQFDLFPEGHARMFMPGAGPTKTLRGGENETLDQLAQELAFWGLDPEQFRGGKTGEIRLALQKAKREKGASKGYDFSTYHDDQLTDHWHFTIFPNLSFSLKPDGNIWLRGRPHETDPEKCYFDMWYMTLFPEGTERYYSQSMTEWVDVSVPAPHVQGKVGEVDMGPGISQDVDVWGYQQRGLRSRGYKRDYLAWQERRVRFFHENLEKWMAR, encoded by the coding sequence ATGGCGACCGTGATCGATCCCAAATCCCGCCCGCGGGCGGACATGTCGAAATTCCCCGAGCCGAATTTCAAGGACACCCCCATCACGCCGGACCGCTATTACTCCAAGGAGTGGGCGGATCGCGAATGGGAGATGATCTGGACCAAGACCTGGCAGATCGCCGGCGTCGCCCAGCAGGTGCAGAAGGTGGGCGACTGGTTCACCGCCGATCTCGGCACCGAGACGATCGTGTGCGTACGCGGCGAGGACGATGTGGTGCGCGCCTTCTACAACGTCTGCCAGCATCGCGGCATGCCGGTGGTGCCCAACGGCAGCGGCAACGCCAAGCGGCTGGTCTGCCCCTATCACGGCTGGGCCTACAATCTGAAAGGCATCCTGAAGACGGTGCCGGACGAGGCGGACTTCGTTCAGGGATCGCCGTGTGGCAAGACCAACATGGTCGAGATCCAGTGCGAGGTATGGGCCGGCTTCGTCTGGTTCAACATGGACAAGGACGCCGCACCGCTTAAGAGCTTCCTCGGCCCGATCGTCGACATGATCGACACCTATCCGATGGACAAGATGGTCCGTACCCATTGGATGACGATCGAGGGCGAGTTCAACTGGAAGCTCATCCAGGACAATTTCAACGAGAGCTACCACGTCCCCTTCGTCCATCCGCAGACCAAGTTCGTGATGGAATATTCCCACAAATTCTGTCAGTTCGACCTCTTCCCCGAAGGCCATGCCCGCATGTTCATGCCGGGCGCGGGGCCGACCAAGACGTTGCGCGGCGGCGAGAACGAGACGCTCGACCAGCTGGCGCAGGAGCTGGCTTTCTGGGGCCTCGACCCCGAGCAGTTCCGTGGCGGCAAGACCGGCGAGATTCGCCTCGCGCTGCAGAAGGCCAAGCGCGAGAAGGGTGCGTCGAAAGGCTACGACTTCTCCACCTACCATGATGACCAGCTGACCGATCACTGGCATTTCACGATCTTCCCGAACCTGTCGTTCAGCCTGAAGCCCGACGGCAATATCTGGCTGCGCGGTCGCCCGCACGAGACCGATCCCGAGAAATGCTATTTCGACATGTGGTACATGACGCTCTTCCCCGAGGGGACCGAGCGTTACTACTCGCAGAGCATGACCGAGTGGGTCGATGTCAGCGTGCCGGCACCGCACGTGCAGGGCAAGGTGGGCGAAGTCGATATGGGGCCGGGCATCAGCCAGGACGTCGATGTCTGGGGCTACCAGCAGCGCGGCCTGCGCTCGCGCGGCTACAAGCGCGACTATCTCGCGTGGCAGGAGCGGCGCGTGCGTTTCTTCCACGAGAATCTGGAGAAATGGATGGCCCGCTGA
- a CDS encoding NADP-dependent oxidoreductase: MTTINRRFTLVRRPSGLPTAADFAHDTQPVPEPRDGEVLIRNRYASLDPAMRGWLDDRPSYMPPVPLGAPVRASTIGEVAASANPDFAPGDWVLGLNGIEDYSIAKPGGFTMKIDAKAVPSVTNYLSVLGAVGLTAYFGLLDVGKPKAGETVLVTGAAGAVGSLVGQIAKIQGCRAIGIAGGADKCARLTRDYGFDAAIDYRGKDEAALTAEIRAAAPDGVDVIFENVGGVILDAGLNNLNQGARIALCGLISEYNSTEGAVGARNVWQLIVKSASINGFLVSSYLDRFPEGAAAMAQWVAQGKIRADEHVDEGIENALPAFLRLFEGSNQGKMILKIGGE; the protein is encoded by the coding sequence ATGACGACGATCAACCGCCGCTTCACCCTCGTCCGCCGCCCGTCGGGTCTGCCCACCGCCGCCGACTTCGCGCACGACACGCAGCCCGTGCCGGAACCGCGCGACGGAGAGGTGCTGATCCGCAACCGCTACGCCTCGCTCGATCCCGCGATGCGCGGCTGGCTGGACGATCGCCCCTCCTACATGCCGCCGGTGCCGCTCGGCGCCCCCGTCCGTGCCTCGACGATCGGCGAGGTCGCGGCGTCTGCCAATCCGGATTTCGCGCCCGGCGACTGGGTGCTCGGCCTGAACGGCATCGAGGATTATTCGATCGCGAAGCCCGGCGGCTTCACCATGAAGATCGACGCGAAGGCGGTGCCGTCGGTCACCAACTATCTCTCGGTGCTCGGCGCGGTCGGCCTCACCGCCTATTTCGGACTGCTCGACGTCGGCAAGCCCAAAGCGGGCGAGACGGTGCTGGTGACGGGTGCGGCCGGTGCGGTCGGCTCGCTGGTCGGCCAGATCGCGAAGATCCAGGGGTGCCGCGCAATCGGCATCGCCGGCGGGGCGGACAAATGCGCGCGCCTCACCCGCGACTACGGTTTCGACGCGGCAATCGACTATCGCGGCAAGGATGAGGCCGCGCTCACCGCCGAAATCCGCGCGGCGGCGCCGGACGGCGTGGACGTGATCTTCGAGAATGTCGGCGGGGTCATCCTCGATGCCGGTCTCAACAATCTGAATCAGGGCGCCCGTATCGCGCTGTGCGGGCTGATCAGCGAATATAACAGCACCGAGGGCGCCGTCGGCGCGCGCAACGTCTGGCAGCTGATCGTCAAGTCCGCCTCGATCAACGGCTTCCTCGTCTCCTCCTATCTCGATCGCTTTCCGGAGGGTGCGGCGGCGATGGCGCAGTGGGTGGCGCAGGGGAAGATCCGCGCCGACGAACATGTCGACGAGGGGATCGAGAACGCCCTGCCCGCCTTCCTCCGGCTGTTCGAGGGCAGCAACCAGGGCAAGATGATCCTGAAGATCGGGGGCGAATGA
- a CDS encoding VOC family protein, with protein sequence MTVLPIRQIAYFVADVRAAAARHHALFGSGPYYVADNIPLAACLYRGEPAELDHSSAYGQWGDLMIEFVQQNNPGPSAFHDMYPEGSGREGIHHVALFVDDVDASIAAYAAQGHDCALRAVTGTGLVFAMIDMVATHGHMVELYSPTPSLTGFYAMIADAAREGVGNALIRPIRFD encoded by the coding sequence GTGACCGTCCTGCCGATCCGCCAGATCGCCTATTTCGTGGCGGACGTGCGGGCGGCGGCGGCGCGGCATCACGCGCTGTTCGGCTCCGGCCCTTATTATGTCGCGGACAATATCCCGCTGGCCGCCTGCCTCTATCGGGGCGAGCCGGCGGAGCTGGATCACAGTTCGGCCTACGGACAGTGGGGCGATCTGATGATCGAGTTCGTCCAGCAGAACAATCCCGGTCCCTCGGCTTTCCACGACATGTATCCGGAAGGATCGGGCCGCGAGGGCATCCATCATGTCGCCCTGTTCGTCGACGATGTGGACGCGAGCATCGCGGCCTATGCCGCGCAGGGCCACGACTGCGCGCTCCGGGCGGTGACCGGCACCGGCCTCGTCTTCGCGATGATCGACATGGTGGCGACGCATGGCCACATGGTCGAACTCTACAGCCCGACGCCCTCGCTCACCGGCTTCTACGCGATGATCGCCGATGCCGCGCGCGAAGGCGTGGGCAACGCGCTGATCCGCCCGATCCGCTTCGACTGA
- a CDS encoding helix-turn-helix transcriptional regulator, giving the protein MTLDIDSVRIAKPRDVRPAAENLRAIVAEMMDFRIAPCHNIASKQPMLDADGNILATSVFGWTEDSADRWWRMPRLALVSPLPTACRYESEPFWCNAEGFRTAAHNPLLDAIDITNFERRGLSPASIVVPVHLPFGQIGAASFVPRDRGHTDLSAEFAAHSDTLGLLIRTFISGYVRTMCEPERVPVGPALSKREVECLRWAAVGKTDYEISLIMARSRATVRFHMHNASMKLDAVNRSQTLFKATQLGYIGLHS; this is encoded by the coding sequence ATGACTCTGGACATCGATTCCGTCCGCATCGCGAAACCGCGCGACGTGCGGCCAGCCGCCGAGAATTTGCGTGCGATCGTGGCGGAAATGATGGATTTCCGCATCGCCCCCTGCCACAATATCGCATCGAAGCAGCCGATGCTCGACGCCGACGGCAACATCCTCGCCACCAGCGTCTTCGGCTGGACGGAGGACAGCGCGGATCGTTGGTGGCGGATGCCCCGCCTCGCGCTCGTCTCACCGCTCCCGACCGCCTGCCGCTACGAAAGCGAACCCTTCTGGTGCAACGCCGAAGGCTTCCGCACCGCCGCGCACAACCCCCTGCTCGACGCCATCGACATCACCAATTTCGAGCGGCGCGGGCTGAGTCCGGCCTCGATCGTGGTGCCCGTGCACCTGCCCTTCGGCCAGATCGGCGCCGCCAGCTTCGTGCCGCGCGATCGCGGGCATACCGATCTTTCCGCCGAGTTCGCCGCGCACAGCGACACGCTCGGCCTGCTGATCCGCACCTTCATCTCGGGCTATGTTCGCACGATGTGCGAGCCGGAGCGCGTGCCGGTCGGCCCGGCCCTCTCCAAGCGCGAGGTCGAGTGCCTGCGCTGGGCGGCGGTCGGCAAGACCGATTACGAGATCAGCCTGATCATGGCGCGCAGCCGCGCCACCGTGCGCTTCCACATGCACAACGCCTCGATGAAGCTCGACGCGGTGAACCGCAGCCAGACGCTCTTCAAGGCGACCCAGCTCGGCTATATCGGGCTTCATTCCTGA
- a CDS encoding nuclear transport factor 2 family protein, translated as MIDVEDRTTAEVADQLAIRRLLTLYARGIDRCDIETLRAVWWPGATADYGTGPGDALEWSEGVVVALAQMRRTQHFLGNMVVEIDGEAATAETYCRAYHEVDGPDGPFEMEVGGRYLDRLERRGSEWRIAERRYVHDWNRNQPSTARWEGDLYGNLLRVGRRKPDDPYYTGA; from the coding sequence ATGATCGACGTCGAGGACAGGACGACCGCCGAGGTCGCCGACCAGCTCGCCATCCGCCGGCTTCTGACGCTCTACGCACGCGGTATCGACCGCTGCGATATCGAGACGCTGCGCGCCGTCTGGTGGCCGGGCGCGACCGCCGACTACGGCACCGGGCCGGGCGATGCGCTGGAATGGTCGGAAGGGGTGGTGGTTGCGCTCGCGCAGATGCGGCGCACCCAGCATTTCCTCGGCAACATGGTCGTCGAGATCGATGGCGAGGCTGCCACCGCCGAAACCTATTGCCGTGCCTATCACGAGGTCGACGGCCCGGACGGTCCCTTCGAGATGGAGGTCGGCGGCCGCTATCTCGATCGGCTGGAGCGGCGCGGCTCCGAATGGCGGATCGCGGAGCGGCGCTACGTCCACGACTGGAACCGCAACCAGCCCTCCACCGCGCGGTGGGAGGGCGATCTCTACGGCAACCTTCTGCGGGTCGGCCGGCGCAAGCCCGACGACCCCTATTACACGGGCGCCTGA
- a CDS encoding SDR family NAD(P)-dependent oxidoreductase, with protein sequence MERLAGRHVVVTGAGSGIGKATAARLRRDGAQVFGVDRAGDVELRLDVTEAGASDRIVAAAIEAMGALDGVAACAGIARGEPLETHDDAYWDLVLAVNVSAVFRLARAAIPALRASGRGRIVTIGSVMSSFGAPGLVAYAASKHAVLGMTRAMAAELGPDRITVNCVQPGAIATPLTAEVFSNPDYAGFWTNKAALGRLGQPEDIADVIAFLMSDDARFVSGHGMLVDGGAMQQP encoded by the coding sequence ATGGAGCGGCTGGCAGGGCGTCATGTCGTCGTCACCGGCGCCGGATCGGGCATCGGCAAGGCGACCGCCGCACGGCTGCGGCGCGACGGCGCGCAGGTGTTCGGCGTCGATCGCGCGGGCGATGTCGAGCTGCGGCTGGACGTGACCGAGGCGGGCGCGTCGGACCGGATCGTCGCCGCCGCGATCGAGGCGATGGGCGCGCTCGACGGCGTCGCCGCCTGCGCCGGCATCGCGCGCGGCGAGCCGCTGGAAACCCATGACGATGCCTATTGGGATCTGGTGCTGGCGGTGAACGTCAGCGCCGTCTTCCGCCTCGCCCGCGCCGCCATCCCGGCGCTGCGCGCGTCCGGCCGGGGGCGGATCGTCACGATCGGATCGGTGATGTCGAGCTTCGGCGCGCCGGGGCTGGTCGCTTATGCCGCCTCCAAGCACGCCGTGCTCGGCATGACGCGCGCGATGGCGGCGGAGCTGGGGCCGGACAGGATCACGGTCAATTGCGTGCAGCCCGGCGCGATCGCCACGCCGCTGACCGCCGAGGTGTTTTCCAACCCCGATTATGCCGGCTTCTGGACCAACAAGGCCGCGCTCGGCCGGCTCGGCCAGCCCGAAGACATCGCCGACGTGATCGCCTTCCTGATGTCCGACGACGCACGCTTCGTCAGCGGCCATGGCATGCTGGTGGACGGCGGCGCGATGCAGCAGCCGTAA